Proteins from a single region of Canis aureus isolate CA01 chromosome 26, VMU_Caureus_v.1.0, whole genome shotgun sequence:
- the SPO11 gene encoding meiotic recombination protein SPO11 isoform X17 — protein MAFAPMGPEASFFAVLDQHRASLLAALRRGGGEPAGGGTPQASSSEVLASIESVIQDIITSVARNEAPAFTIGNRSSWENIKDIYYTDSQLFGNQTVVDNIINDISCMLKVPRMSLHILSTSKGLIAGNLRYIEEDGTRVHCTCGATAVAVPSNIQGIRNLITDAKFLLIVEKDATFQRLLDDNFCNRMSPCIMITGKGVPDLNTRLLVKKLWDTFHIPVFALVDADPHGIEIMCIYKYGSMAMSFEAHNLTVPAIRWLGLLPSDIKRLNIPRDTLIPLTKRDQMKLDSVLKRPYVTCQPFWRKESQRERGRNIGRGRSRLHAPRARCGILSRISRIAPRAKGRR, from the exons ATGGCCTTTGCGCCCATGGGGCCTGAGGCCTCGTTCTTCGCGGTTCTGGACCAGCACAGGGCTTCCCTGCTGGCCGCCCTGAGGAGAGGCGGTGGGGAGCCCGCGGGCGGGGGGACGCCTCAGGCCTCGAG TTCTGAGGTTCTTGCATCTATAGAAAGTGTTATCCAAGACATAATCACAAGCGTGGCAAGGAATGAAGCACCTGCGTTCACAATAGGCAACAGATCAAGCTGGGAAAATATAAA agACATATATTATACTGACAGCCAACTCTTCGGTAACCAGACTGTCGTGGACAATATTATCAATGACATTTCTTGTATGTTAAAAGTGCCGAGGATGAGTCTACATATA ttatCTACATCAAAAGGTTTAATTGCTGGCAATTTAAGGTACATCGAAGAAGATGGCACCAGAGTACACTGTACCTGTGGTGCAACA GCTGTTGCTGTGCCATCTAATATTCAAGGAATTCGAA ATTTAATTACAGATGCAAAATTTCTATTAATTGTGGAAAAAGATGCGACATTTCAGCGACTCCTAGATGACAACTTTTGCAACAGAATGTCCCCATGCATCATGATTACG GGAAAAGGAGTACCTGACCTGAACACGAGACTTTTAGTCAAGAAGCTGTGGGATACATTTCATATTCCTGTTTTCGCTCTTGTTGATGCCGATCCACATG GCATAGAAATCATGTGCATCTATAAGTATGGATCAATG GCAATGTCTTTTGAAGCTCATAATCTCACAGTTCCAGCTATCAGATGGCTTGGTCTCCTCCCTTCTGATATTAAACG gttAAATATACCTAGAGATACTTTAATTCCACTGACAAAACGGGACCAAATGAAACTTGACAGTGTCCTAAAAAGACCTTATGTTACTTGCCAACCATTTTGGAGAAAAgaa tcacagagagagagaggcagaaacataggcagagggagaagcaggctccatgcaccgagagcccgatgtgggattctatctcggatctccaggatcgcgccccgggccaaaggcaggcgctaa
- the SPO11 gene encoding meiotic recombination protein SPO11 isoform X3: MAFAPMGPEASFFAVLDQHRASLLAALRRGGGEPAGGGTPQASSFNLKKALRSVCEERKREACGETSSSEVLASIESVIQDIITSVARNEAPAFTIGNRSSWENIKFEDSVGLQMVTHFTTRKIKSDSLKSVKKFALILKILSKIYKLVQSNTYATKRDIYYTDSQLFGNQTVVDNIINDISCMLKVPRMSLHILSTSKGLIAGNLRYIEEDGTRVHCTCGATAVAVPSNIQGIRNAKFLLIVEKDATFQRLLDDNFCNRMSPCIMITGKGVPDLNTRLLVKKLWDTFHIPVFALVDADPHGIEIMCIYKYGSMAMSFEAHNLTVPAIRWLGLLPSDIKRLNIPRDTLIPLTKRDQMKLDSVLKRPYVTCQPFWRKESQRERGRNIGRGRSRLHAPRARCGILSRISRIAPRAKGRR; encoded by the exons ATGGCCTTTGCGCCCATGGGGCCTGAGGCCTCGTTCTTCGCGGTTCTGGACCAGCACAGGGCTTCCCTGCTGGCCGCCCTGAGGAGAGGCGGTGGGGAGCCCGCGGGCGGGGGGACGCCTCAGGCCTCGAG ttttaacttaaaaaaagctCTGAGGAGCGTGtgtgaggagagaaagagggaggcttGTGGAGAGACCTCGAG TTCTGAGGTTCTTGCATCTATAGAAAGTGTTATCCAAGACATAATCACAAGCGTGGCAAGGAATGAAGCACCTGCGTTCACAATAGGCAACAGATCAAGCTGGGAAAATATAAA GTTTGAAGATTCTGTGGGTCTTCAGATGGTAACTCACTTTACCACAAGAAAAATCAAAAGTGATTCActaaaatcagttaaaaaattTG CCCTAATTCTTAAAATACTGTCCAAGATTTATAAACTAGTACAGAGCAACACTTATGCAACCAAAAG agACATATATTATACTGACAGCCAACTCTTCGGTAACCAGACTGTCGTGGACAATATTATCAATGACATTTCTTGTATGTTAAAAGTGCCGAGGATGAGTCTACATATA ttatCTACATCAAAAGGTTTAATTGCTGGCAATTTAAGGTACATCGAAGAAGATGGCACCAGAGTACACTGTACCTGTGGTGCAACA GCTGTTGCTGTGCCATCTAATATTCAAGGAATTCGAA ATGCAAAATTTCTATTAATTGTGGAAAAAGATGCGACATTTCAGCGACTCCTAGATGACAACTTTTGCAACAGAATGTCCCCATGCATCATGATTACG GGAAAAGGAGTACCTGACCTGAACACGAGACTTTTAGTCAAGAAGCTGTGGGATACATTTCATATTCCTGTTTTCGCTCTTGTTGATGCCGATCCACATG GCATAGAAATCATGTGCATCTATAAGTATGGATCAATG GCAATGTCTTTTGAAGCTCATAATCTCACAGTTCCAGCTATCAGATGGCTTGGTCTCCTCCCTTCTGATATTAAACG gttAAATATACCTAGAGATACTTTAATTCCACTGACAAAACGGGACCAAATGAAACTTGACAGTGTCCTAAAAAGACCTTATGTTACTTGCCAACCATTTTGGAGAAAAgaa tcacagagagagagaggcagaaacataggcagagggagaagcaggctccatgcaccgagagcccgatgtgggattctatctcggatctccaggatcgcgccccgggccaaaggcaggcgctaa
- the SPO11 gene encoding meiotic recombination protein SPO11 isoform X7: MAFAPMGPEASFFAVLDQHRASLLAALRRGGGEPAGGGTPQASSFNLKKALRSVCEERKREACGETSSSEVLASIESVIQDIITSVARNEAPAFTIGNRSSWENIKFEDSVGLQMVTHFTTRKIKSDSLKSVKKFALILKILSKIYKLVQSNTYATKRDIYYTDSQLFGNQTVVDNIINDISCMLKVPRMSLHIAVAVPSNIQGIRNLITDAKFLLIVEKDATFQRLLDDNFCNRMSPCIMITGKGVPDLNTRLLVKKLWDTFHIPVFALVDADPHGIEIMCIYKYGSMAMSFEAHNLTVPAIRWLGLLPSDIKRLNIPRDTLIPLTKRDQMKLDSVLKRPYVTCQPFWRKESQRERGRNIGRGRSRLHAPRARCGILSRISRIAPRAKGRR; encoded by the exons ATGGCCTTTGCGCCCATGGGGCCTGAGGCCTCGTTCTTCGCGGTTCTGGACCAGCACAGGGCTTCCCTGCTGGCCGCCCTGAGGAGAGGCGGTGGGGAGCCCGCGGGCGGGGGGACGCCTCAGGCCTCGAG ttttaacttaaaaaaagctCTGAGGAGCGTGtgtgaggagagaaagagggaggcttGTGGAGAGACCTCGAG TTCTGAGGTTCTTGCATCTATAGAAAGTGTTATCCAAGACATAATCACAAGCGTGGCAAGGAATGAAGCACCTGCGTTCACAATAGGCAACAGATCAAGCTGGGAAAATATAAA GTTTGAAGATTCTGTGGGTCTTCAGATGGTAACTCACTTTACCACAAGAAAAATCAAAAGTGATTCActaaaatcagttaaaaaattTG CCCTAATTCTTAAAATACTGTCCAAGATTTATAAACTAGTACAGAGCAACACTTATGCAACCAAAAG agACATATATTATACTGACAGCCAACTCTTCGGTAACCAGACTGTCGTGGACAATATTATCAATGACATTTCTTGTATGTTAAAAGTGCCGAGGATGAGTCTACATATA GCTGTTGCTGTGCCATCTAATATTCAAGGAATTCGAA ATTTAATTACAGATGCAAAATTTCTATTAATTGTGGAAAAAGATGCGACATTTCAGCGACTCCTAGATGACAACTTTTGCAACAGAATGTCCCCATGCATCATGATTACG GGAAAAGGAGTACCTGACCTGAACACGAGACTTTTAGTCAAGAAGCTGTGGGATACATTTCATATTCCTGTTTTCGCTCTTGTTGATGCCGATCCACATG GCATAGAAATCATGTGCATCTATAAGTATGGATCAATG GCAATGTCTTTTGAAGCTCATAATCTCACAGTTCCAGCTATCAGATGGCTTGGTCTCCTCCCTTCTGATATTAAACG gttAAATATACCTAGAGATACTTTAATTCCACTGACAAAACGGGACCAAATGAAACTTGACAGTGTCCTAAAAAGACCTTATGTTACTTGCCAACCATTTTGGAGAAAAgaa tcacagagagagagaggcagaaacataggcagagggagaagcaggctccatgcaccgagagcccgatgtgggattctatctcggatctccaggatcgcgccccgggccaaaggcaggcgctaa
- the SPO11 gene encoding meiotic recombination protein SPO11 isoform X13 — protein MAFAPMGPEASFFAVLDQHRASLLAALRRGGGEPAGGGTPQASSFNLKKALRSVCEERKREACGETSSSEVLASIESVIQDIITSVARNEAPAFTIGNRSSWENIKDIYYTDSQLFGNQTVVDNIINDISCMLKVPRMSLHILSTSKGLIAGNLRYIEEDGTRVHCTCGATAVAVPSNIQGIRNLITDAKFLLIVEKDATFQRLLDDNFCNRMSPCIMITGKGVPDLNTRLLVKKLWDTFHIPVFALVDADPHGIEIMCIYKYGSMAMSFEAHNLTVPAIRWLGLLPSDIKRLNIPRDTLIPLTKRDQMKLDSVLKRPYVTCQPFWRKESQRERGRNIGRGRSRLHAPRARCGILSRISRIAPRAKGRR, from the exons ATGGCCTTTGCGCCCATGGGGCCTGAGGCCTCGTTCTTCGCGGTTCTGGACCAGCACAGGGCTTCCCTGCTGGCCGCCCTGAGGAGAGGCGGTGGGGAGCCCGCGGGCGGGGGGACGCCTCAGGCCTCGAG ttttaacttaaaaaaagctCTGAGGAGCGTGtgtgaggagagaaagagggaggcttGTGGAGAGACCTCGAG TTCTGAGGTTCTTGCATCTATAGAAAGTGTTATCCAAGACATAATCACAAGCGTGGCAAGGAATGAAGCACCTGCGTTCACAATAGGCAACAGATCAAGCTGGGAAAATATAAA agACATATATTATACTGACAGCCAACTCTTCGGTAACCAGACTGTCGTGGACAATATTATCAATGACATTTCTTGTATGTTAAAAGTGCCGAGGATGAGTCTACATATA ttatCTACATCAAAAGGTTTAATTGCTGGCAATTTAAGGTACATCGAAGAAGATGGCACCAGAGTACACTGTACCTGTGGTGCAACA GCTGTTGCTGTGCCATCTAATATTCAAGGAATTCGAA ATTTAATTACAGATGCAAAATTTCTATTAATTGTGGAAAAAGATGCGACATTTCAGCGACTCCTAGATGACAACTTTTGCAACAGAATGTCCCCATGCATCATGATTACG GGAAAAGGAGTACCTGACCTGAACACGAGACTTTTAGTCAAGAAGCTGTGGGATACATTTCATATTCCTGTTTTCGCTCTTGTTGATGCCGATCCACATG GCATAGAAATCATGTGCATCTATAAGTATGGATCAATG GCAATGTCTTTTGAAGCTCATAATCTCACAGTTCCAGCTATCAGATGGCTTGGTCTCCTCCCTTCTGATATTAAACG gttAAATATACCTAGAGATACTTTAATTCCACTGACAAAACGGGACCAAATGAAACTTGACAGTGTCCTAAAAAGACCTTATGTTACTTGCCAACCATTTTGGAGAAAAgaa tcacagagagagagaggcagaaacataggcagagggagaagcaggctccatgcaccgagagcccgatgtgggattctatctcggatctccaggatcgcgccccgggccaaaggcaggcgctaa
- the SPO11 gene encoding meiotic recombination protein SPO11 isoform X1 translates to MAFAPMGPEASFFAVLDQHRASLLAALRRGGGEPAGGGTPQASSFNLKKALRSVCEERKREACGETSSSEVLASIESVIQDIITSVARNEAPAFTIGNRSSWENIKFEDSVGLQMVTHFTTRKIKSDSLKSVKKFALILKILSKIYKLVQSNTYATKRDIYYTDSQLFGNQTVVDNIINDISCMLKVPRMSLHILSTSKGLIAGNLRYIEEDGTRVHCTCGATAVAVPSNIQGIRNLITDAKFLLIVEKDATFQRLLDDNFCNRMSPCIMITGKGVPDLNTRLLVKKLWDTFHIPVFALVDADPHGIEIMCIYKYGSMAMSFEAHNLTVPAIRWLGLLPSDIKRLNIPRDTLIPLTKRDQMKLDSVLKRPYVTCQPFWRKESQRERGRNIGRGRSRLHAPRARCGILSRISRIAPRAKGRR, encoded by the exons ATGGCCTTTGCGCCCATGGGGCCTGAGGCCTCGTTCTTCGCGGTTCTGGACCAGCACAGGGCTTCCCTGCTGGCCGCCCTGAGGAGAGGCGGTGGGGAGCCCGCGGGCGGGGGGACGCCTCAGGCCTCGAG ttttaacttaaaaaaagctCTGAGGAGCGTGtgtgaggagagaaagagggaggcttGTGGAGAGACCTCGAG TTCTGAGGTTCTTGCATCTATAGAAAGTGTTATCCAAGACATAATCACAAGCGTGGCAAGGAATGAAGCACCTGCGTTCACAATAGGCAACAGATCAAGCTGGGAAAATATAAA GTTTGAAGATTCTGTGGGTCTTCAGATGGTAACTCACTTTACCACAAGAAAAATCAAAAGTGATTCActaaaatcagttaaaaaattTG CCCTAATTCTTAAAATACTGTCCAAGATTTATAAACTAGTACAGAGCAACACTTATGCAACCAAAAG agACATATATTATACTGACAGCCAACTCTTCGGTAACCAGACTGTCGTGGACAATATTATCAATGACATTTCTTGTATGTTAAAAGTGCCGAGGATGAGTCTACATATA ttatCTACATCAAAAGGTTTAATTGCTGGCAATTTAAGGTACATCGAAGAAGATGGCACCAGAGTACACTGTACCTGTGGTGCAACA GCTGTTGCTGTGCCATCTAATATTCAAGGAATTCGAA ATTTAATTACAGATGCAAAATTTCTATTAATTGTGGAAAAAGATGCGACATTTCAGCGACTCCTAGATGACAACTTTTGCAACAGAATGTCCCCATGCATCATGATTACG GGAAAAGGAGTACCTGACCTGAACACGAGACTTTTAGTCAAGAAGCTGTGGGATACATTTCATATTCCTGTTTTCGCTCTTGTTGATGCCGATCCACATG GCATAGAAATCATGTGCATCTATAAGTATGGATCAATG GCAATGTCTTTTGAAGCTCATAATCTCACAGTTCCAGCTATCAGATGGCTTGGTCTCCTCCCTTCTGATATTAAACG gttAAATATACCTAGAGATACTTTAATTCCACTGACAAAACGGGACCAAATGAAACTTGACAGTGTCCTAAAAAGACCTTATGTTACTTGCCAACCATTTTGGAGAAAAgaa tcacagagagagagaggcagaaacataggcagagggagaagcaggctccatgcaccgagagcccgatgtgggattctatctcggatctccaggatcgcgccccgggccaaaggcaggcgctaa
- the SPO11 gene encoding meiotic recombination protein SPO11 isoform X4, translated as MAFAPMGPEASFFAVLDQHRASLLAALRRGGGEPAGGGTPQASSFNLKKALRSVCEERKREACGETSSSEVLASIESVIQDIITSVARNEAPAFTIGNRSSWENIKFEDSVGLQMVTHFTTRKIKSDSLKSVKKFALILKILSKIYKLVQSNTYATKRDIYYTDSQLFGNQTVVDNIINDISCMLKVPRMSLHILSTSKGLIAGNLRYIEEDGTRVHCTCGATAVAVPSNIQGIRNLITDAKFLLIVEKDATFQRLLDDNFCNRMSPCIMITGKGVPDLNTRLLVKKLWDTFHIPVFALVDADPHGIEIMCIYKYGSMAMSFEAHNLTVPAIRWLGLLPSDIKRLNIPRDTLIPLTKRDQMKLDSVLKRPYVTCQPFWRKEQTSNCIEVTCNGSVKENITNLEIQSQAARLD; from the exons ATGGCCTTTGCGCCCATGGGGCCTGAGGCCTCGTTCTTCGCGGTTCTGGACCAGCACAGGGCTTCCCTGCTGGCCGCCCTGAGGAGAGGCGGTGGGGAGCCCGCGGGCGGGGGGACGCCTCAGGCCTCGAG ttttaacttaaaaaaagctCTGAGGAGCGTGtgtgaggagagaaagagggaggcttGTGGAGAGACCTCGAG TTCTGAGGTTCTTGCATCTATAGAAAGTGTTATCCAAGACATAATCACAAGCGTGGCAAGGAATGAAGCACCTGCGTTCACAATAGGCAACAGATCAAGCTGGGAAAATATAAA GTTTGAAGATTCTGTGGGTCTTCAGATGGTAACTCACTTTACCACAAGAAAAATCAAAAGTGATTCActaaaatcagttaaaaaattTG CCCTAATTCTTAAAATACTGTCCAAGATTTATAAACTAGTACAGAGCAACACTTATGCAACCAAAAG agACATATATTATACTGACAGCCAACTCTTCGGTAACCAGACTGTCGTGGACAATATTATCAATGACATTTCTTGTATGTTAAAAGTGCCGAGGATGAGTCTACATATA ttatCTACATCAAAAGGTTTAATTGCTGGCAATTTAAGGTACATCGAAGAAGATGGCACCAGAGTACACTGTACCTGTGGTGCAACA GCTGTTGCTGTGCCATCTAATATTCAAGGAATTCGAA ATTTAATTACAGATGCAAAATTTCTATTAATTGTGGAAAAAGATGCGACATTTCAGCGACTCCTAGATGACAACTTTTGCAACAGAATGTCCCCATGCATCATGATTACG GGAAAAGGAGTACCTGACCTGAACACGAGACTTTTAGTCAAGAAGCTGTGGGATACATTTCATATTCCTGTTTTCGCTCTTGTTGATGCCGATCCACATG GCATAGAAATCATGTGCATCTATAAGTATGGATCAATG GCAATGTCTTTTGAAGCTCATAATCTCACAGTTCCAGCTATCAGATGGCTTGGTCTCCTCCCTTCTGATATTAAACG gttAAATATACCTAGAGATACTTTAATTCCACTGACAAAACGGGACCAAATGAAACTTGACAGTGTCCTAAAAAGACCTTATGTTACTTGCCAACCATTTTGGAGAAAAgaa CAAACATCTAACTGCATTGAAGTTACTTGTAATG GTTCTGTGAAGGAGAACATCACCAACCTAGAAATACAAAGTCAAGCTGCAAGATTGGATTAG
- the SPO11 gene encoding meiotic recombination protein SPO11 isoform X14 — MAFAPMGPEASFFAVLDQHRASLLAALRRGGGEPAGGGTPQASRFEDSVGLQMVTHFTTRKIKSDSLKSVKKFALILKILSKIYKLVQSNTYATKRDIYYTDSQLFGNQTVVDNIINDISCMLKVPRMSLHILSTSKGLIAGNLRYIEEDGTRVHCTCGATAVAVPSNIQGIRNLITDAKFLLIVEKDATFQRLLDDNFCNRMSPCIMITGKGVPDLNTRLLVKKLWDTFHIPVFALVDADPHGIEIMCIYKYGSMAMSFEAHNLTVPAIRWLGLLPSDIKRLNIPRDTLIPLTKRDQMKLDSVLKRPYVTCQPFWRKESQRERGRNIGRGRSRLHAPRARCGILSRISRIAPRAKGRR; from the exons ATGGCCTTTGCGCCCATGGGGCCTGAGGCCTCGTTCTTCGCGGTTCTGGACCAGCACAGGGCTTCCCTGCTGGCCGCCCTGAGGAGAGGCGGTGGGGAGCCCGCGGGCGGGGGGACGCCTCAGGCCTCGAG GTTTGAAGATTCTGTGGGTCTTCAGATGGTAACTCACTTTACCACAAGAAAAATCAAAAGTGATTCActaaaatcagttaaaaaattTG CCCTAATTCTTAAAATACTGTCCAAGATTTATAAACTAGTACAGAGCAACACTTATGCAACCAAAAG agACATATATTATACTGACAGCCAACTCTTCGGTAACCAGACTGTCGTGGACAATATTATCAATGACATTTCTTGTATGTTAAAAGTGCCGAGGATGAGTCTACATATA ttatCTACATCAAAAGGTTTAATTGCTGGCAATTTAAGGTACATCGAAGAAGATGGCACCAGAGTACACTGTACCTGTGGTGCAACA GCTGTTGCTGTGCCATCTAATATTCAAGGAATTCGAA ATTTAATTACAGATGCAAAATTTCTATTAATTGTGGAAAAAGATGCGACATTTCAGCGACTCCTAGATGACAACTTTTGCAACAGAATGTCCCCATGCATCATGATTACG GGAAAAGGAGTACCTGACCTGAACACGAGACTTTTAGTCAAGAAGCTGTGGGATACATTTCATATTCCTGTTTTCGCTCTTGTTGATGCCGATCCACATG GCATAGAAATCATGTGCATCTATAAGTATGGATCAATG GCAATGTCTTTTGAAGCTCATAATCTCACAGTTCCAGCTATCAGATGGCTTGGTCTCCTCCCTTCTGATATTAAACG gttAAATATACCTAGAGATACTTTAATTCCACTGACAAAACGGGACCAAATGAAACTTGACAGTGTCCTAAAAAGACCTTATGTTACTTGCCAACCATTTTGGAGAAAAgaa tcacagagagagagaggcagaaacataggcagagggagaagcaggctccatgcaccgagagcccgatgtgggattctatctcggatctccaggatcgcgccccgggccaaaggcaggcgctaa
- the SPO11 gene encoding meiotic recombination protein SPO11 isoform X11, protein MAFAPMGPEASFFAVLDQHRASLLAALRRGGGEPAGGGTPQASSFNLKKALRSVCEERKREACGETSSSEVLASIESVIQDIITSVARNEAPAFTIGNRSSWENIKFEDSVGLQMVTHFTTRKIKSDSLKSVKKFALILKILSKIYKLVQSNTYATKRDIYYTDSQLFGNQTVVDNIINDISCMLKVPRMSLHILSTSKGLIAGNLRYIEEDGTRVHCTCGATAVAVPSNIQGIRNLITDAKFLLIVEKDATFQRLLDDNFCNRMSPCIMITGKGVPDLNTRLLVKKLWDTFHIPVFALVDADPHGIEIMCIYKYGSMAMSFEAHNLTVPAIRWLGLLPSDIKRLNIPRDTLIPLTKRDQMKLDSVLKRPYVTCQPFWRKEL, encoded by the exons ATGGCCTTTGCGCCCATGGGGCCTGAGGCCTCGTTCTTCGCGGTTCTGGACCAGCACAGGGCTTCCCTGCTGGCCGCCCTGAGGAGAGGCGGTGGGGAGCCCGCGGGCGGGGGGACGCCTCAGGCCTCGAG ttttaacttaaaaaaagctCTGAGGAGCGTGtgtgaggagagaaagagggaggcttGTGGAGAGACCTCGAG TTCTGAGGTTCTTGCATCTATAGAAAGTGTTATCCAAGACATAATCACAAGCGTGGCAAGGAATGAAGCACCTGCGTTCACAATAGGCAACAGATCAAGCTGGGAAAATATAAA GTTTGAAGATTCTGTGGGTCTTCAGATGGTAACTCACTTTACCACAAGAAAAATCAAAAGTGATTCActaaaatcagttaaaaaattTG CCCTAATTCTTAAAATACTGTCCAAGATTTATAAACTAGTACAGAGCAACACTTATGCAACCAAAAG agACATATATTATACTGACAGCCAACTCTTCGGTAACCAGACTGTCGTGGACAATATTATCAATGACATTTCTTGTATGTTAAAAGTGCCGAGGATGAGTCTACATATA ttatCTACATCAAAAGGTTTAATTGCTGGCAATTTAAGGTACATCGAAGAAGATGGCACCAGAGTACACTGTACCTGTGGTGCAACA GCTGTTGCTGTGCCATCTAATATTCAAGGAATTCGAA ATTTAATTACAGATGCAAAATTTCTATTAATTGTGGAAAAAGATGCGACATTTCAGCGACTCCTAGATGACAACTTTTGCAACAGAATGTCCCCATGCATCATGATTACG GGAAAAGGAGTACCTGACCTGAACACGAGACTTTTAGTCAAGAAGCTGTGGGATACATTTCATATTCCTGTTTTCGCTCTTGTTGATGCCGATCCACATG GCATAGAAATCATGTGCATCTATAAGTATGGATCAATG GCAATGTCTTTTGAAGCTCATAATCTCACAGTTCCAGCTATCAGATGGCTTGGTCTCCTCCCTTCTGATATTAAACG gttAAATATACCTAGAGATACTTTAATTCCACTGACAAAACGGGACCAAATGAAACTTGACAGTGTCCTAAAAAGACCTTATGTTACTTGCCAACCATTTTGGAGAAAAgaa CTCTAG
- the SPO11 gene encoding meiotic recombination protein SPO11 isoform X16, with protein MAFAPMGPEASFFAVLDQHRASLLAALRRGGGEPAGGGTPQASSFNLKKALRSVCEERKREACGETSSSEVLASIESVIQDIITSVARNEAPAFTIGNRSSWENIKFEDSVGLQMVTHFTTRKIKSDSLKSVKKFALILKILSKIYKLVQSNTYATKRDIYYTDSQLFGNQTVVDNIINDISCMLKVPRMSLHILSTSKGLIAGNLRYIEEDGTRVHCTCGATAVAVPSNIQGIRNLITDAKFLLIVEKDATFQRLLDDNFCNRMSPCIMITGKGVPDLNTRLLVKKLWDTFHIPVFALVDADPHGIEIMCIYKYGSMAMSFEAHNLTVPAIRWLGLLPSDIKRARESEWEEV; from the exons ATGGCCTTTGCGCCCATGGGGCCTGAGGCCTCGTTCTTCGCGGTTCTGGACCAGCACAGGGCTTCCCTGCTGGCCGCCCTGAGGAGAGGCGGTGGGGAGCCCGCGGGCGGGGGGACGCCTCAGGCCTCGAG ttttaacttaaaaaaagctCTGAGGAGCGTGtgtgaggagagaaagagggaggcttGTGGAGAGACCTCGAG TTCTGAGGTTCTTGCATCTATAGAAAGTGTTATCCAAGACATAATCACAAGCGTGGCAAGGAATGAAGCACCTGCGTTCACAATAGGCAACAGATCAAGCTGGGAAAATATAAA GTTTGAAGATTCTGTGGGTCTTCAGATGGTAACTCACTTTACCACAAGAAAAATCAAAAGTGATTCActaaaatcagttaaaaaattTG CCCTAATTCTTAAAATACTGTCCAAGATTTATAAACTAGTACAGAGCAACACTTATGCAACCAAAAG agACATATATTATACTGACAGCCAACTCTTCGGTAACCAGACTGTCGTGGACAATATTATCAATGACATTTCTTGTATGTTAAAAGTGCCGAGGATGAGTCTACATATA ttatCTACATCAAAAGGTTTAATTGCTGGCAATTTAAGGTACATCGAAGAAGATGGCACCAGAGTACACTGTACCTGTGGTGCAACA GCTGTTGCTGTGCCATCTAATATTCAAGGAATTCGAA ATTTAATTACAGATGCAAAATTTCTATTAATTGTGGAAAAAGATGCGACATTTCAGCGACTCCTAGATGACAACTTTTGCAACAGAATGTCCCCATGCATCATGATTACG GGAAAAGGAGTACCTGACCTGAACACGAGACTTTTAGTCAAGAAGCTGTGGGATACATTTCATATTCCTGTTTTCGCTCTTGTTGATGCCGATCCACATG GCATAGAAATCATGTGCATCTATAAGTATGGATCAATG GCAATGTCTTTTGAAGCTCATAATCTCACAGTTCCAGCTATCAGATGGCTTGGTCTCCTCCCTTCTGATATTAAACG TGCAAGAGAGTCTGAGTGGGAGGAGGTGTAG